The Magnolia sinica isolate HGM2019 chromosome 9, MsV1, whole genome shotgun sequence genome contains a region encoding:
- the LOC131256694 gene encoding AUGMIN subunit 1-like isoform X1 has translation MSDLIAAAADPSTASEPTATFDTARVAEVKSWLASQFDAVGKDVPEFEYTPRSIAHLHALAILSQAKTQAAGIVASDLRQKAAEYRSQAVRIREILENVGLAQESLSPNAVTSAQVLANVANLLNIRDTEMSSFLVAMGDISLRKTGIEENRDTVKKESEVLLDYTRKALARLTYLKKTFQKLDDEVASCEAQMHHWKTNLAIMVSKERQYNQQYSNYKALLNRVGYTPEISHGVLVDTAEHKKELEKKTKPILDTLRSYQDLPPDKALAALAIEEKRRQYRAAEKCLEDVLQSALATTE, from the exons ATGAGCGATCTGATCGCCGCAGCAGCGGATCCGTCTACGGCGAGCGAACCCACGGCCACCTTCGACACGGCGCGAGTCGCCGAGGTGAAATCATGGCTCGCTTCGCAGTTCGACGCGGTGGGGAAGGACGTCCCCGAGTTCGAGTACACGCCGCGGAGCATCGCGCATCTCCACGCGCTTGCaattctctcccaagccaagaCGCAGGCGGCCGGGATCGTCGCGTCGGACCTCCGCCAGAAGGCCGCGGAGTATCGCTCCCAAG CTGTCAGAATTAGAGAGATTTTGGAGAATGTGGGATTGGCCCAGGAGAGTCTGTCGCCAAATGCTGTTACTTCAGCGCAGGTTCTAGCAAATGTTGCAAATTTGTTGAATATAAGGGATACTGAAATGAGTAG TTTCCTTGTGGCAATGGGAGATATTTCTTTGAGAAAGACTGGTATAGAGGAGAACAGGGATACTGTAAAGAAGGAATCGGAAGTTCTCCTTGACTATACAAGGAAGGCTCTTGCAAGGCTGACTTATTTGAAAAA AACCTTTCAAAAGTTGGACGATGAGGTAGCTTCTTGTGAGGCTCAAATGCATCATTGGAAGACAAACTTGGCCATTATGGTCTCGAAAGAACGGCAATACAATCAACAATATTCTAATTACAAG GCATTACTGAATCGAGTAGGTTACACTCCCGAGATTAGCCATGGCGTGCTGGTGGATACAGCTGAGCATAAAAAGGAGTTGGAGAAGAAAACAAAGCCCATTTTGGATACCTTGAGGAGCTATCAGGACTTACCTCCC GATAAAGCTCTTGCTGCTTTGGCCATTGAGGAGAAAAGAAGGCAATACAGAGCTGCTGAAAAGTGCCTCGAAGACGTACTGCAGTCAGCTCTTGCCACTACAGAATAA
- the LOC131256694 gene encoding AUGMIN subunit 1-like isoform X2, with translation MARFAVRRGGEGRPRVRVHAAEHRASPRACNSLPSQDAGGRDRRVGPPPEGRGVSLPRTFQKLDDEVASCEAQMHHWKTNLAIMVSKERQYNQQYSNYKALLNRVGYTPEISHGVLVDTAEHKKELEKKTKPILDTLRSYQDLPPDKALAALAIEEKRRQYRAAEKCLEDVLQSALATTE, from the exons ATGGCTCGCTTCGCAGTTCGACGCGGTGGGGAAGGACGTCCCCGAGTTCGAGTACACGCCGCGGAGCATCGCGCATCTCCACGCGCTTGCaattctctcccaagccaagaCGCAGGCGGCCGGGATCGTCGCGTCGGACCTCCGCCAGAAGGCCGCGGAGTATCGCTCCCAAG AACCTTTCAAAAGTTGGACGATGAGGTAGCTTCTTGTGAGGCTCAAATGCATCATTGGAAGACAAACTTGGCCATTATGGTCTCGAAAGAACGGCAATACAATCAACAATATTCTAATTACAAG GCATTACTGAATCGAGTAGGTTACACTCCCGAGATTAGCCATGGCGTGCTGGTGGATACAGCTGAGCATAAAAAGGAGTTGGAGAAGAAAACAAAGCCCATTTTGGATACCTTGAGGAGCTATCAGGACTTACCTCCC GATAAAGCTCTTGCTGCTTTGGCCATTGAGGAGAAAAGAAGGCAATACAGAGCTGCTGAAAAGTGCCTCGAAGACGTACTGCAGTCAGCTCTTGCCACTACAGAATAA
- the LOC131256107 gene encoding xyloglucan endotransglucosylase protein 7-like: MVSPPCVSSSIGDMKLVILLLTCSLMVASGANFYRDFEITWGDNRAQILNNAKLLTLTLDKDSGSGFKSKNEFLFGKIDMQIKLVPGNSAGTVTAYYLKSEGTTWDEIDFEFLGNLSGDPYTIHTNVFTQGKGNREQQFHLWFDPTKDFHTYSILWNPQHIIFYVDDIPIRIFKNFESKGVPFPNKQPMKIYSSLWNADNWATRGGLIKIDWSNAPFTAAYRNFMARACVIWSGVSSCASQSLSLPSMSWMAQELNSTNLEKLSWVQQNFMIYNYCADPYRFPDGLAPECGFA, from the exons ATGGTCTCTCCTCCTTGTGTTTCTTCTTCTATTGGGGATATGAAGTTGGTAATCTTGCTACTAACATGTTCTCTAATGGTGGCATCTGGTGCGAATTTCTACCGAGATTTCGAGATCACATGGGGTGACAACCGCGCACAGATATTGAATAATGCAAAGCTTCTTACGCTAACTCTCGACAAGGACTCCGGCTCCGGCTTCAAATCCAAAAATGAATTTCTCTTTGGAAAGATTGACATGCAAATCAAGCTTGTCCCTGGAAACTCTGCTGGCACCGTCACTGCCTACTAT CTTAAATCTGAAGGGACCACCTGGGACGAGATCGACTTCGAATTCCTTGGCAATCTTAGCGGTGATCCTTACACTATCCACACCAATGTATTCACCCAAGGAAAGGGAAACCGAGAGCAGCAATTCCACCTTTGGTTCGACCCTACCAAAGACTTCCACACCTATTCCATCCTTTGGAATCCTCAACACATTAT TTTCTACGTAGATGACATTCCAATCAGAATTTTCAAGAATTTCGAGTCCAAGGGCGTACCATTTCCTAACAAACAGCCCATGAAGATTTATTCCAGCTTGTGGAACGCCGACAACTGGGCCACAAGAGGTGGGCTCATCAAAATCGATTGGTCGAATGCGCCCTTCACTGCCGCCTATAGAAACTTCATGGCCAGAGCTTGTGTAATATGGTCTGGTGTATCGTCTTGTGCTTCACAATCTCTTTCTTTGCCTTCCATGTCCTGGATGGCTCAAGAACTAAATTCAACTAACCTAGAGAAGTTGTCATGGGTGCAACAGAACTTCATGATCTACAACTACTGCGCCGATCCGTACCGCTTTCCGGACGGTCTCGCACCTGAATGTGGATTTGCTTGA
- the LOC131256696 gene encoding xyloglucan endotransglucosylase protein 1-like, whose amino-acid sequence MAILCKAMILLPILQLAISLTAAYGGNFNQDFDVTWGDGRAKIMNYGQLLTLSLDKASGSGFQSKNEYLFGKIDMQLKLVPGNSAGTVTAYYLKSAGSNWDEIDFEFLGNLSGDPYILHTNIFTQGKGDREQQFYLWFDPTRNFHTYSILWNPQHIIFSVDGRPIRVFKNAEAIGVPFLNKQPMRIYSSLWNADDWATRGGLIKTDWTKAPFTAAYRNFNANACVWSSGSSSCTSGSSSSSSNAWLTQELDVTNHRMLRWVRKNYMIYNYCTDLKRFPQGLPAECKF is encoded by the exons ATGGCCATCCTTTGCAAGGCAATGATATTGTTGCCGATTTTACAACTAGCAATCTCTTTAACAGCTGCCTATGGTGGTAATTTCAACCAAGACTTCGACGTAACATGGGGCGACGGTCGGGCTAAGATCATGAACTACGGCCAACTACTCACGCTCTCGCTCGACAAGGCCTCCGGCTCTGGTTTCCAATCCAAGAACGAGTATCTCTTTGGAAAGATCGACATGCAGCTTAAGCTCGTCCCCGGCAACTCTGCCGGCACCGTTACTGCCTATTAC CTTAAGTCTGCCGGATCGAATTGGGACGAGATCGACTTTGAATTCCTCGGCAACCTTAGTGGCGATCCATACATTCTCCACACCAACATCTTCACACAAGGAAAGGGCGACAGAGAGCAGCAATTCTACTTATGGTTTGATCCCACCAGAAACTTCCACACATACTCCATCTTATGGAATCCTCAACACATCAT CTTCTCTGTGGATGGTAGACCTATCAGAGTATTTAAAAATGCTGAGGCCATTGGTGTTCCGTTCCTTAACAAGCAGCCTATGAGGATCTACTCCAGCCTTTGGAATGCTGATGACTGGGCCACCAGGGGTGGGCTCATCAAAACTGATTGGACGAAAGCGCCCTTCACTGCTGCCTACAGAAACTTCAATGCAAATGCATGTGTGTGGTCGTCCGGCAGTTCTTCTTGCACGTCGGGATCTTCTTCATCGTCATCGAATGCTTGGCTAACTCAAGAGCTGGATGTAACTAATCATAGAATGCTTAGATGGGTGCgaaagaattacatgatctataACTACTGCACTGATTTGAAACGGTTTCCTCAGGGTCTGCCGGCCGAATGCAAATTCTAA
- the LOC131256697 gene encoding xyloglucan endotransglucosylase/hydrolase protein 22-like, with protein sequence MSKLPPPALSALHAFLLFTFFLTVSSDFTSDVDLTWGGQRGQISDGGRLLQLSLDKASGAGFQSKHEYLYGKIDMQIKLVPGNSAGTVTAYYLSSQGPTHDEIDFEFLGNETGQPYILHTNVFTQGKGNREQQFYLWFDPRADFHTYSILWNQQQIIFSVDGTPIRVFRNAQGVGIPYPKDQPMRLYSSLWNADDWATRGGLIKTDWTHAPFIASYRGFGADACVWSSGRSLCSATKARWWAQSLDSNGAQKLKWVQKNYMIYNYCRDTKRFPQGPPKECSLSGI encoded by the exons ATGTCCAAACTACCCCCTCCCGCCCTCTCCGCTCTGCATGCCTTCCTCCTCTTCACGTTCTTCCTCACTGTTTCCTCCGATTTCACATCCGACGTCGATCTCACGTGGGGCGGCCAGCGTGGTCAGATATCCGACGGTGGCCGCCTCCTCCAGCTGTCGCTGGACAAGGCGTCTGGCGCCGGATTTCAATCCAAACATGAGTATTTATACGGCAAGATCGACATGCAGATCAAGCTCGTGCCCGGGAATTCGGCCGGCACCGTTACCGCCTACTAT CTGTCGTCGCAGGGGCCGACACACGACGAGATCGATTTCGAGTTCCTCGGGAACGAGACTGGCCAGCCGTACATCCTACATACTAACGTTTTTACGCAGGGGAAGGGAAACAGGGAGCAGCAGTTCTATCTATGGTTTGATCCAAGAGCGGACTTCCATACTTATTCTATTTTATGGAATCAGCAGCAAATCAT CTTCTCAGTAGATGGTACGCCCATCAGGGTCTTCAGGAATGCCCAAGGGGTGGGGATCCCATACCCAAAAGACCAGCCCATGCGCCTATATTCGAGCCTTTGGAACGCAGACGACTGGGCCACACGTGGGGGCCTTATCAAGACCGACTGGACCCACGCTCCCTTCATCGCATCCTACCGTGGCTTCGGCGCCGACGCGTGCGTGTGGTCGTCCGGTAGATCATTGTGCTCTGCTACAAAGGCTAGGTGGTGGGCCCAATCGCTGGACTCAAATGGGGCCCAGAAGCTGAAGTGGGTCcaaaagaattacatgatctacaATTACTGTAGGGATACTAAACGGTTCCCTCAAGGCCCACCCAAGGAATGCTCTTTGTCTGGCATATAA